One window from the genome of Garra rufa chromosome 1, GarRuf1.0, whole genome shotgun sequence encodes:
- the LOC141328842 gene encoding uncharacterized protein isoform X7 gives MKRRAKESFTCTQCGKSFTRKYNLDVHMRVHTGEKPYTCDQCGRSFAKSANLKEHMNIHTGEKQHTCDQCGRSFAKSAYLKEHMRIHTGEKPYECSHCSKRFSYSGTLKMHERIHTGEKPYTCDQCGNSFARKWCLTNHMSVHTGEKPFSCDECGKSFAKSKQLKRHMNIHTEEKPYKCSHCDKIFRKSGDLKVHERIHTGKKPYECSHCDKRFNHSVYLKTHERIHTGEKPYKCSHCDKRFNHSVYLKTHERIHTGEKPYKCSHCEKRFSKSGALKVHERIHTGNKPYLCSHCNRGFNYSGDLKIHERIHTGEKPYKCSHCDKRFNQSVYLKTHERIHTGEKPYKCSHCDKRFNQSVYLKTHERIHTGEKPYKCSHCDKRFNQSVYLKTHERIHTGEKPYKCSHCDKRFSQSSHLKTHERTHHGE, from the exons ATGAAAAGAAGAGCCAAGGAATcgttcacctgcactcagtgtggaaagagtttcacacgcAAATATAATCTTGatgttcacatgagagttcacactggagagaaaccttacacatgtgatcagtgcgggaggAGTTTCGCAAAATCAGCAAAccttaaggagcacatgaacattcacactggagagaagcagcacacatgtgatcagtgcgggaggAGTTTCGCAAAATCAGCATAccttaaggagcacat gaggatccacactggagagaaaccttatgagtgttcacactgcagcaAGAGATTCAGTTATTCAGGAACCCTAAAAATGCATgaaaggatccacactggagagaaaccgtacacatgtgatcagtgtggaaataGTTTTGCAAGAAAATGGTGCCTTACGAACCACATGAGCGTTCATACCGGAGAGAAACCGTTCTCTTGCGatgaatgtgggaagagttttgcaaaatCAAAACAACTTAAAagacacatgaacatccacactgaagagaaaccttataagtgttcacactgtgacaagataTTCAGAAAGTCTGGAGACTTGAAGGttcatgagaggatccacactggaaagaaaccttatgagtgttcacactgtgacaaaagATTCAATCATTCAGTGTATCTGAAAACacacgagaggatccacactggagagaaaccttataagtgttcacactgtgacaaaagATTCAATCATTCAGTGTATCTGAAAACacacgagaggatccacactggagagaaaccttataagtgttcacactgtgaaaaGAGATTCAGTAAGTCTGGAGCCCTGAAGGttcatgagaggatccacactggaaaCAAACCTTATTTGTGTTCACATTGCAATAGAGGATTCAATTATTCAGGAgacctgaaaatacatgagaggatccacactggagagaaaccttataagtgttcacactgtgacaagagattcaatcagTCAGTATATCTGAAAACACacgagaggattcacactggagagaaaccttataagtgttcacactgtgacaagagattcaatcagTCAGTATATCTGAAAACacacgagaggatccacactggagagaaaccttataagtgttcacactgtgacaaaagATTCAATCAGTCAGtatatctgaaaacacatgagagaattcacactggagagaaaccttacaagtgttcacactgtgacaagagattcagtcagtcatcacatctgaaaacacatgaaagGACCCACCATGGAGAATAA
- the LOC141328842 gene encoding uncharacterized protein isoform X10 — protein sequence MKRRAKESFTCTQCGKSFTRKYNLDVHMRVHTGEKPYTCDQCGRSFAKSANLKEHMNIHTGEKQHTCDQCGRSFAKSAYLKEHMNIHTREKQHTCDQCGKTYLWASGLRKHLIVHTKEKPHSCHLCGKRYWHLQSLNVHERIHTGEKPYKCSHCEKRFSKSGALKVHERIHTGNKPYLCSHCNRGFNYSGDLKIHERIHTGEKPYKCSHCDKRFNQSVYLKTHERIHTGEKPYKCSHCDKRFNQSVYLKTHERIHTGEKPYKCSHCDKRFNQSVYLKTHERIHTGEKPYKCSHCDKRFSQSSHLKTHERTHHGE from the exons ATGAAAAGAAGAGCCAAGGAATcgttcacctgcactcagtgtggaaagagtttcacacgcAAATATAATCTTGatgttcacatgagagttcacactggagagaaaccttacacatgtgatcagtgcgggaggAGTTTCGCAAAATCAGCAAAccttaaggagcacatgaacattcacactggagagaagcagcacacatgtgatcagtgcgggaggAGTTTCGCAAAATCAGCATAccttaaggagcacatgaacatccacactagagagaagcagcacacatgtgatcagtgtggtaaAACTTATTTATGGGCTTCAGGTCTGAGGAAACACTTGAtagttcatacaaaggagaagccgcattcatgccatttgtgtggtAAGAGATATTGGCATCTACAAAGTTTGAATGT acacgagaggatccacactggagagaaaccttataagtgttcacactgtgaaaaGAGATTCAGTAAGTCTGGAGCCCTGAAGGttcatgagaggatccacactggaaaCAAACCTTATTTGTGTTCACATTGCAATAGAGGATTCAATTATTCAGGAgacctgaaaatacatgagaggatccacactggagagaaaccttataagtgttcacactgtgacaagagattcaatcagTCAGTATATCTGAAAACACacgagaggattcacactggagagaaaccttataagtgttcacactgtgacaagagattcaatcagTCAGTATATCTGAAAACacacgagaggatccacactggagagaaaccttataagtgttcacactgtgacaaaagATTCAATCAGTCAGtatatctgaaaacacatgagagaattcacactggagagaaaccttacaagtgttcacactgtgacaagagattcagtcagtcatcacatctgaaaacacatgaaagGACCCACCATGGAGAATAA
- the LOC141328842 gene encoding uncharacterized protein isoform X9, whose protein sequence is MKRRAKESFTCTQCGKSFTRKYNLDVHMRVHTGEKPYTCDQCGRSFAKSANLKEHMNIHTGEKQHTCDQCGRSFAKSAYLKEHMNIHTREKQHTCDQCGKTYLWASGLRKHLIVHTKEKPHSCHLCGKRYWHLQSLNVYQNIQTGVREYMCSKCEKTVTSSGDLKVHERIHTGKKPYECSHCDKRFNHSVYLKTHERIHTGEKPYKCSHCDKRFNHSVYLKTHERIHTGEKPYKCSHCEKRFSKSGALKVHERIHTGNKPYLCSHCNRGFNYSGDLKIHERIHTGEKPYKCSHCDKRFNQSVYLKTHERIHTGEKPYKCSHCDKRFNQSVYLKTHERIHTGEKPYKCSHCDKRFNQSVYLKTHERIHTGEKPYKCSHCDKRFSQSSHLKTHERTHHGE, encoded by the exons ATGAAAAGAAGAGCCAAGGAATcgttcacctgcactcagtgtggaaagagtttcacacgcAAATATAATCTTGatgttcacatgagagttcacactggagagaaaccttacacatgtgatcagtgcgggaggAGTTTCGCAAAATCAGCAAAccttaaggagcacatgaacattcacactggagagaagcagcacacatgtgatcagtgcgggaggAGTTTCGCAAAATCAGCATAccttaaggagcacatgaacatccacactagagagaagcagcacacatgtgatcagtgtggtaaAACTTATTTATGGGCTTCAGGTCTGAGGAAACACTTGAtagttcatacaaaggagaagccgcattcatgccatttgtgtggtAAGAGATATTGGCATCTACAAAGTTTGAATGTATATCAGAATATACAAACTGGTGTGAGAGAATACATGTGCTCTAAGTGTGAAAAGACTGTTACCTCA TCTGGAGACTTGAAGGttcatgagaggatccacactggaaagaaaccttatgagtgttcacactgtgacaaaagATTCAATCATTCAGTGTATCTGAAAACacacgagaggatccacactggagagaaaccttataagtgttcacactgtgacaaaagATTCAATCATTCAGTGTATCTGAAAACacacgagaggatccacactggagagaaaccttataagtgttcacactgtgaaaaGAGATTCAGTAAGTCTGGAGCCCTGAAGGttcatgagaggatccacactggaaaCAAACCTTATTTGTGTTCACATTGCAATAGAGGATTCAATTATTCAGGAgacctgaaaatacatgagaggatccacactggagagaaaccttataagtgttcacactgtgacaagagattcaatcagTCAGTATATCTGAAAACACacgagaggattcacactggagagaaaccttataagtgttcacactgtgacaagagattcaatcagTCAGTATATCTGAAAACacacgagaggatccacactggagagaaaccttataagtgttcacactgtgacaaaagATTCAATCAGTCAGtatatctgaaaacacatgagagaattcacactggagagaaaccttacaagtgttcacactgtgacaagagattcagtcagtcatcacatctgaaaacacatgaaagGACCCACCATGGAGAATAA